A genomic segment from Desulfonatronum lacustre DSM 10312 encodes:
- a CDS encoding 4Fe-4S dicluster domain-containing protein, which produces MMRPIEFREDRCKGCALCMTVCPKEIITMSSRFNTSGYKVVEVRDEVVEECTSCAACALICPDYAISVWRKPAKDRKGEIADVHAG; this is translated from the coding sequence ATGATGAGACCAATCGAGTTTCGGGAAGACCGGTGCAAGGGCTGCGCCCTGTGCATGACGGTTTGTCCCAAGGAAATCATCACCATGTCGTCACGATTCAACACGTCCGGTTACAAGGTCGTCGAGGTTCGTGACGAAGTGGTGGAAGAGTGCACGAGTTGCGCGGCATGCGCGTTGATCTGTCCGGACTACGCCATATCCGTATGGCGCAAGCCGGCAAAAGACAGGAAAGGAGAGATCGCCGATGTCCACGCCGGGTGA
- a CDS encoding 2-oxoacid:acceptor oxidoreductase family protein, translating to MSGYQDVIVAGFGGQGVMLIGTLLAYAAMEDGLNVTYLPVYGPEMRGGTANCTVVVSKEDIGSPIIHLPKSLIAMNRPSLDKFQPRVQDGGVVVVNSSLVDMELADTARVRAVGVPANEIADSLGNTKMANMVAIGAYVQLTGVVPLDVLKASLKKVISPNYAKMIPANEQAIQAGADAVRA from the coding sequence ATGAGCGGATATCAAGACGTCATCGTGGCCGGATTCGGCGGTCAGGGGGTCATGTTGATCGGGACGCTTCTGGCCTACGCGGCCATGGAAGACGGGCTCAACGTGACCTACCTGCCGGTCTACGGCCCGGAAATGCGCGGCGGTACGGCGAACTGCACCGTTGTCGTCTCCAAGGAGGACATCGGTTCGCCGATCATCCACCTGCCCAAGTCGTTGATCGCCATGAACCGTCCGTCACTGGACAAGTTTCAGCCTCGGGTCCAGGACGGGGGCGTCGTGGTGGTCAATTCCTCCCTGGTGGACATGGAGCTGGCCGACACGGCGCGGGTTCGGGCCGTGGGCGTTCCGGCCAATGAGATCGCCGACAGCCTCGGCAACACCAAGATGGCCAACATGGTGGCCATCGGGGCGTACGTTCAACTGACCGGCGTCGTGCCGCTGGACGTGCTCAAAGCCAGCCTGAAGAAGGTCATTTCTCCGAATTACGCGAAAATGATTCCCGCCAATGAACAGGCAATTCAGGCCGGAGCCGACGCGGTCCGTGCCTAA
- a CDS encoding microcin C ABC transporter permease YejB: protein MTAYILRRLLLMIPTLLGIMVLNFIIIQAAPGGPVERVIAQLRGHDVAATGRIAGTDRGEMQAVHLSEADQSRYRGAQGIDPELIAELERMYGFDQPPVTRFVQMIGNYLRFDFGQSFYRDQTVVSLILQKMPVSISLGLWTTLLVYAISIPLGIRKAVRDGSAFDVATSAVVVVGYAIPGFLFAVLLIVLFAGGSFLDLFPLRGLTSENWHELNWPMRVLDYFWHLTLPVAAMVIGGFAGLTMLTKNSFLEEINKQYVITARSKGLAERRVLYGHVFRNAMLIVVAGFPSAFIGILFTSALLIEVIFSLDGLGLLGFEAAINRDYPVMFGTLYIFTLLGLLLNLAGDLMYTLIDPRIDFESRG, encoded by the coding sequence GTGACCGCCTACATCCTGCGCCGTCTGCTGCTGATGATTCCCACGCTGCTGGGGATCATGGTCCTGAACTTCATCATTATCCAGGCCGCGCCCGGCGGTCCGGTGGAGCGGGTGATCGCGCAACTGCGCGGCCATGACGTCGCGGCCACGGGGCGCATCGCCGGCACGGACCGGGGCGAGATGCAGGCCGTCCATCTTTCGGAAGCGGACCAGTCCCGATATCGCGGAGCCCAAGGCATCGATCCGGAGCTGATCGCGGAACTGGAGCGGATGTATGGGTTCGACCAGCCCCCGGTGACCCGATTCGTCCAAATGATAGGGAATTACCTGCGATTCGACTTCGGTCAGAGCTTTTACCGCGACCAAACCGTGGTTTCGCTGATTCTCCAGAAAATGCCCGTTTCCATATCCCTGGGGCTGTGGACGACCCTGTTGGTTTACGCCATTTCCATTCCCCTGGGGATTCGCAAGGCGGTTCGGGACGGGTCCGCCTTCGACGTGGCCACCAGCGCCGTGGTCGTCGTAGGTTACGCCATTCCCGGTTTTTTGTTCGCCGTCCTCCTGATCGTGTTGTTTGCCGGAGGCAGTTTTCTGGACCTGTTTCCCTTGCGCGGCCTGACGTCGGAGAACTGGCACGAACTGAACTGGCCCATGCGTGTTCTGGATTATTTCTGGCATCTGACCCTGCCCGTGGCGGCCATGGTCATCGGCGGATTCGCCGGTCTGACCATGCTCACCAAAAACTCCTTCCTGGAAGAGATCAACAAGCAATACGTGATTACGGCCCGCTCCAAGGGCCTCGCGGAACGGCGGGTGCTCTACGGCCACGTGTTCCGCAACGCCATGCTCATCGTGGTCGCCGGTTTCCCCAGCGCCTTCATCGGCATCCTGTTCACCAGCGCCCTGCTCATCGAGGTGATTTTCTCCCTGGACGGGCTTGGCCTGCTGGGCTTCGAGGCGGCCATCAACCGGGACTATCCGGTGATGTTCGGAACCCTGTACATCTTCACCCTCCTGGGACTCCTGCTCAATCTGGCAGGCGACCTGATGTACACCCTGATCGACCCCCGGATCGACTTCGAGTCCCGGGGGTGA
- a CDS encoding extracellular solute-binding protein — protein MPALQLHFRFALLLVFTLFLAAPASSGAEPPWRHGLALHYDLKYPPDFSHFEYVDPEAPKGGELRLAGIGTFDSLNPFILRGTPPLGIGMIFETLTDRSQDEPFSEYGLIAESMRIPEDHSWVAFTLREEARFHDGSPITVEDVIFTLHLLQTKGHPFYRAYYANVASAEEIGPRQVRFSFGEAVNRELPLIIGQMPVLSKAYWENRDFERTTLDIPLGSGPYRIVRVEPGRSITYERVQDHWAADLPVNRGRYNFDVMRYDYYRDVNVALEAFKAGQYDFRQENVARNWATGYDGPALRQGRIVMEEIAHELPTGMQGFVFNTRRPMFRDPLVREALAEVFDFEWSNANLFHGAYTRTRSYFSNSELASSGLPSPEELALLEPRRDILPEEIFTAKFQPSATDGSGNIRENLRRALGLLEQAGWTISGRDRKLRHASGGEAMEFEILLNDSVFERVCLPYARNLERLGITARVRTVDATQYQNRMNDFDFDMTVGLFPQSLSPGNEQRDFWTSEAAATPGSRNIAGIRDPVVDELVDLVIGAPDRDSLITRTRALDRVLLRGHYVVPHWHSREFRVAYWDKLARPEINPRYGLALDSWWAK, from the coding sequence ATGCCCGCACTCCAGCTTCATTTCCGATTTGCCCTGCTTCTGGTTTTCACCCTGTTCCTGGCCGCGCCCGCGTCATCCGGCGCTGAACCGCCCTGGCGACATGGGCTGGCCTTGCATTATGATCTGAAATATCCGCCTGATTTTTCCCATTTCGAATATGTCGATCCGGAAGCGCCCAAGGGCGGAGAGTTGCGGCTCGCCGGCATCGGGACCTTCGACAGCCTGAATCCCTTTATCCTGCGCGGCACGCCCCCTTTGGGCATCGGGATGATCTTCGAGACCTTGACGGACCGGTCCCAGGACGAGCCGTTTTCAGAATACGGCCTGATCGCCGAAAGCATGCGAATCCCGGAGGATCACTCCTGGGTGGCGTTCACTTTGCGGGAGGAGGCCCGGTTCCATGACGGCTCGCCCATCACGGTGGAGGATGTCATTTTCACCCTGCACCTGCTTCAGACCAAAGGCCATCCGTTCTACCGGGCCTATTACGCCAACGTGGCCTCCGCGGAAGAAATCGGCCCCCGCCAAGTCCGCTTTTCTTTCGGGGAAGCAGTGAACCGCGAACTGCCTCTGATCATCGGCCAGATGCCCGTTCTGTCCAAAGCGTATTGGGAAAACCGTGATTTTGAACGCACGACCCTGGACATCCCCTTGGGCAGCGGCCCGTACCGCATCGTTCGTGTGGAACCCGGACGGTCCATCACCTACGAGCGGGTGCAGGACCACTGGGCCGCGGACCTGCCCGTGAACCGTGGTCGGTACAACTTCGACGTCATGCGTTACGACTATTACCGGGATGTGAACGTGGCCCTGGAAGCGTTCAAGGCCGGGCAATACGACTTCCGACAGGAAAATGTGGCCCGGAATTGGGCCACGGGGTATGACGGGCCGGCCCTGCGCCAGGGCCGGATCGTGATGGAGGAGATTGCCCACGAATTGCCCACGGGCATGCAGGGCTTCGTCTTCAACACCCGCCGACCGATGTTCCGCGACCCCCTGGTCCGGGAGGCTCTGGCCGAGGTCTTCGACTTCGAATGGTCCAACGCCAATCTCTTTCACGGTGCCTACACCCGGACCAGAAGCTACTTCTCCAACTCTGAACTGGCCTCTTCCGGCCTGCCTTCCCCGGAGGAACTGGCCCTGCTGGAGCCTCGCCGGGACATTTTGCCGGAAGAGATCTTCACCGCGAAATTTCAGCCCTCGGCCACGGACGGGTCCGGCAATATCCGCGAAAACCTCCGTCGGGCCTTGGGCCTCTTGGAGCAGGCCGGTTGGACCATTTCAGGTCGGGACCGCAAGCTGCGCCACGCTTCCGGAGGGGAGGCCATGGAATTCGAAATCCTGCTCAACGATTCGGTCTTTGAGCGGGTTTGCCTGCCCTATGCCCGCAACCTGGAACGGCTGGGCATCACCGCACGGGTGCGCACCGTGGACGCAACTCAATACCAGAACCGGATGAATGACTTCGACTTCGACATGACCGTGGGTCTGTTCCCCCAATCTTTGTCTCCAGGCAACGAGCAACGCGACTTTTGGACCTCCGAGGCGGCGGCTACTCCGGGCTCCCGGAACATCGCCGGAATCCGTGATCCGGTTGTGGACGAGCTGGTGGATCTGGTCATCGGCGCTCCGGATCGGGACAGCCTGATCACCCGCACCCGGGCTCTGGACAGGGTGCTGCTCCGGGGCCACTATGTCGTCCCGCATTGGCACTCCAGAGAATTTCGCGTGGCCTATTGGGACAAACTCGCCCGGCCGGAGATCAACCCCAGGTACGGCCTGGCCCTGGACTCCTGGTGGGCGAAGTAG
- a CDS encoding thiamine pyrophosphate-dependent enzyme, translating to MKNGKAAFTLPGVLADVPTHYCPGCQHGVAQRLVAECLDELALSEKAICIGSIGCSVFIYNYLMVDCVEAPHGRAPAVATGVKRARPEAAVFTYQGDGDLASIGMAETMHCANRGERVTIIFVNNTVYGMTGGQMAPTTMIGQRTTTCPGGRCADNEGEPIKMTEIIASLGGTAYAARVAVDSVKHVRAARKAVRKAFEAPLNNLGLGFVEILATCPTNWKMTPVQANKRISEELIPYFPLGTYKDLMGEQAAEGTEVER from the coding sequence ATGAAAAACGGTAAGGCGGCTTTCACCTTGCCCGGCGTGCTGGCGGACGTTCCGACCCACTATTGCCCGGGCTGTCAACACGGCGTGGCCCAACGCCTGGTCGCGGAATGTCTGGATGAACTGGCGCTGTCCGAAAAAGCCATCTGCATCGGCTCCATCGGGTGTTCGGTGTTCATCTACAACTACCTGATGGTGGACTGCGTGGAAGCGCCCCATGGGCGTGCCCCGGCCGTGGCCACCGGCGTCAAGCGAGCCCGGCCCGAGGCCGCGGTATTTACCTATCAGGGGGACGGCGACCTGGCTTCCATCGGCATGGCCGAAACTATGCACTGCGCCAACCGCGGGGAACGGGTGACCATCATCTTCGTGAACAATACGGTGTACGGGATGACCGGCGGCCAAATGGCTCCCACCACCATGATCGGGCAGCGGACTACCACTTGTCCGGGGGGGCGATGCGCGGACAACGAGGGCGAGCCCATCAAAATGACGGAGATCATCGCCTCTCTCGGTGGGACCGCTTACGCGGCCCGGGTGGCGGTGGACTCGGTCAAGCACGTTCGGGCGGCCAGGAAGGCCGTGCGCAAGGCTTTTGAAGCGCCTTTGAACAACCTCGGCCTGGGGTTCGTGGAAATCCTGGCCACCTGCCCCACCAATTGGAAGATGACTCCGGTACAGGCCAACAAGCGCATCTCCGAAGAGTTGATCCCCTATTTCCCATTGGGTACATACAAGGACCTCATGGGGGAGCAAGCCGCTGAAGGAACGGAGGTGGAGCGATGA
- a CDS encoding lytic transglycosylase domain-containing protein: MNIRLSFLALVTVLLLSACAGHQKPSPQNALPDGVKDARIVAEGQPGASILLDGEEHRSLLDPPLDAYGRIDVDTDTPLTEAEQKALESPLEFEFVLDIQETKEVERFFRYFTHEGRDRFDMWLKRSERFLPEVRDIFAEYGLPHDLIYLPFLESGYNPMAYSRAGAGGMWQFMPRTGQSFGMTFDWWLDQRRDPRMSTHAAAAYLSRLYDMFGDWNLALAAYNAGEGRISRAMQRSGTDNYFDLAAINNLLALETRHYVPKFMAILKIIQNLEELGFDPIDWDNTPKLAEIEIKGGTDLVALANSCGMNWDTFRQLNPAFRRQVSPPGMNLSIFVPEDKQATVQAYLKKPAAAPFSGFHRYQVRRGDSWYVLASRFDTPIDVLKRINNRTSNTLRIGESVMVPASPAAVAAAQQTGGASATRERASQRANHVVQSGDTLWSLSRRHGVTVQTLAQANGITTGSTLRVGQRLYIPQIERSGTRTASAATNVVQYRVRSGDTLWRIAQRYGVTTSNLVAWNKLPRNGLIRPGDNLKIYVTR; this comes from the coding sequence ATGAACATCCGACTGTCTTTCCTCGCCTTGGTGACGGTATTACTGCTGTCCGCCTGTGCGGGCCATCAAAAACCGTCTCCCCAGAACGCGTTGCCCGATGGGGTCAAGGATGCTCGAATCGTCGCCGAAGGACAACCCGGCGCTTCGATCCTGCTTGATGGGGAAGAACACCGTTCTCTCCTGGACCCTCCCCTTGATGCGTACGGTCGGATCGACGTGGATACCGACACTCCGCTGACGGAAGCGGAGCAAAAGGCCCTGGAGTCGCCTCTGGAGTTCGAATTCGTCCTGGATATTCAGGAGACCAAGGAAGTCGAACGTTTTTTTCGCTACTTCACCCATGAAGGGCGGGATCGTTTCGATATGTGGTTGAAGCGGTCCGAGCGGTTTCTTCCCGAGGTCCGCGACATCTTCGCCGAATACGGCTTGCCTCATGATTTGATTTATCTTCCGTTCCTGGAAAGCGGCTACAATCCCATGGCCTATTCCCGTGCCGGCGCCGGAGGCATGTGGCAATTCATGCCCAGGACCGGTCAATCCTTCGGCATGACCTTTGATTGGTGGCTCGATCAACGCCGCGACCCCCGAATGTCCACCCATGCCGCCGCCGCCTACCTCTCCCGGCTGTATGACATGTTCGGGGACTGGAACCTGGCCCTGGCCGCCTACAACGCCGGGGAGGGACGTATTTCCAGGGCCATGCAGCGCAGCGGGACGGACAACTACTTCGACCTAGCCGCCATCAACAACCTGCTGGCTTTGGAAACTCGGCACTACGTCCCCAAGTTCATGGCCATTTTGAAAATTATCCAAAACCTGGAAGAACTGGGTTTTGATCCCATCGACTGGGACAACACCCCGAAACTGGCGGAAATTGAGATCAAGGGCGGGACCGACCTCGTAGCCCTGGCCAACTCCTGCGGCATGAACTGGGACACCTTTCGCCAACTCAACCCCGCGTTTCGCCGTCAGGTCAGCCCTCCGGGAATGAACCTGTCCATCTTCGTACCCGAGGACAAGCAGGCAACCGTGCAGGCCTACCTTAAAAAACCCGCAGCTGCTCCGTTTTCAGGGTTTCATCGTTACCAGGTACGTCGTGGTGATTCGTGGTATGTCCTCGCCTCCCGCTTCGACACGCCAATTGATGTATTGAAACGAATCAATAACCGGACCAGCAATACCTTACGAATCGGTGAATCGGTCATGGTCCCGGCATCCCCAGCAGCAGTGGCCGCTGCGCAGCAAACCGGGGGAGCCTCCGCAACCCGGGAACGGGCCAGCCAACGGGCCAATCACGTGGTCCAGTCCGGAGACACCTTGTGGAGCCTGTCCAGGCGACACGGCGTCACCGTTCAAACCCTGGCCCAGGCCAACGGCATAACGACCGGCTCTACCTTACGCGTCGGGCAACGCTTGTACATCCCCCAGATCGAACGCTCAGGTACACGGACAGCGTCTGCCGCGACCAATGTGGTCCAATACCGGGTCCGCAGCGGCGACACCTTGTGGCGCATCGCCCAGCGCTACGGCGTGACCACCAGCAATCTGGTCGCGTGGAACAAATTGCCTCGCAACGGTTTGATCCGCCCCGGGGACAATCTCAAGATTTACGTCACCCGCTAG
- the aroE gene encoding shikimate dehydrogenase, translating into MTTSNPIFIPERLYGIIGYPLGHSLSPLLHNWGFQHNNLGAVYCRWPMPTDRLPEFITALRTLPIQGVSVTIPHKRMVMPYLDGLTADALHAGAVNTLFWSGEELWGDNTDVQGFLAPLTVRRSQIRTALVLGVGGASRAVVWGLKRIGAERIAVCGRSPENAESLAREAGCEQLSWEERGQWSGDLLVNATPLGMSGKFGGISPWPGKMFNIRIAYDLIYNPQDTCFLRQAEESGIQTIGGLEMFIAQAQGQFRLWTKKELPNGTVRELLVSALSGTG; encoded by the coding sequence ATGACTACAAGCAATCCAATTTTCATCCCTGAGCGACTCTACGGAATTATCGGATATCCGTTGGGGCACAGCTTGAGCCCGCTGCTCCACAACTGGGGCTTCCAACACAACAATTTGGGGGCCGTTTATTGTCGGTGGCCGATGCCGACGGACCGACTGCCGGAGTTTATCACGGCCCTGCGGACCTTGCCGATCCAAGGAGTCAGCGTGACCATTCCCCACAAGCGAATGGTCATGCCCTACCTGGACGGCCTGACCGCGGACGCTCTTCACGCCGGAGCCGTGAACACGCTGTTTTGGAGCGGTGAGGAACTCTGGGGCGATAATACCGACGTCCAGGGTTTTTTGGCCCCGCTGACGGTTCGGCGGAGTCAGATCAGGACGGCGCTGGTTCTTGGCGTTGGGGGGGCTTCCAGAGCCGTGGTATGGGGCTTGAAGCGGATCGGTGCCGAACGGATCGCAGTCTGCGGACGCAGCCCGGAAAACGCGGAATCCCTGGCTCGGGAAGCGGGATGCGAACAGCTTTCCTGGGAAGAACGCGGGCAATGGAGCGGAGACCTGCTGGTCAACGCCACTCCGTTGGGCATGTCCGGAAAATTCGGGGGAATAAGCCCTTGGCCCGGCAAAATGTTCAATATTCGAATCGCCTACGACCTGATCTACAATCCCCAGGATACCTGTTTTCTCCGTCAAGCCGAGGAAAGCGGCATCCAGACCATCGGCGGGTTGGAGATGTTCATCGCCCAGGCCCAGGGTCAGTTTCGCCTCTGGACCAAAAAAGAACTCCCGAACGGAACCGTTCGGGAGTTGCTTGTGTCCGCTTTGAGCGGAACCGGATAA
- the queA gene encoding tRNA preQ1(34) S-adenosylmethionine ribosyltransferase-isomerase QueA — protein sequence MKSQDIRPTFCLDAYDYDLPESLIAQNPPQTRDLSRLLIMGKDDESQAVGVFDDILDHLPRRSLIVVNNSRVVPGRLRTVGEHGGGMEMLLLTPLNLLRRAQRTEGRNVVVTGDVLLRPAKKAKVGKEFQFSEIQAKVLEKGAFGQTKVELSWPSESSLEKILRASGEIPLPPYIRRPSDQRDLERYQTVYADEKEAGSIAAPTAGLHFTPLLRDKLVQAGHEWAEVTLYVGYGTFSPIRCDDIRDHRMHGEYVKLSTHTVDAVRRAKQEGRTVIAVGTTSMRTLEGVAAIRGGAEPFEGWLDTYIYPGFEFQIVDGLITNFHLPKSSLLVLVSAFAGRERILAAYRRAVAEGFRFFSYGDAMFIRP from the coding sequence CTGAAATCGCAAGACATCCGACCAACGTTTTGCCTCGACGCATACGACTATGACCTGCCGGAGTCATTGATCGCCCAAAATCCTCCGCAAACCCGCGATTTGTCGCGTCTTTTGATCATGGGAAAGGACGACGAGTCGCAAGCGGTGGGGGTGTTCGACGATATCCTGGACCATCTTCCGCGACGATCACTGATCGTGGTCAATAATTCTCGCGTGGTACCGGGGCGGCTTCGAACAGTCGGGGAGCACGGAGGCGGCATGGAAATGCTCCTTCTGACGCCGCTCAATCTGTTGCGTCGCGCCCAACGCACTGAAGGGCGGAACGTCGTGGTGACGGGGGACGTGCTGCTTCGTCCGGCCAAGAAGGCCAAGGTCGGCAAGGAGTTTCAATTCAGTGAGATCCAGGCAAAAGTTCTGGAAAAAGGTGCGTTCGGGCAGACCAAAGTGGAATTGAGTTGGCCGTCCGAGTCGTCCCTGGAAAAGATTCTACGAGCTTCCGGAGAAATCCCGCTTCCCCCCTACATTCGCCGCCCTTCGGATCAACGAGATCTGGAGCGATACCAAACCGTCTATGCCGATGAGAAGGAGGCCGGGTCCATCGCCGCGCCGACGGCCGGGTTGCATTTCACCCCGTTGCTCCGCGACAAGCTGGTCCAAGCCGGGCATGAATGGGCCGAAGTGACGCTCTATGTCGGGTACGGCACGTTCAGCCCAATCCGATGCGACGATATTCGTGATCATCGAATGCACGGCGAGTACGTGAAGCTCTCCACGCATACAGTGGATGCCGTACGCCGGGCAAAGCAGGAAGGCCGGACGGTTATCGCCGTGGGGACGACCAGCATGCGCACCCTGGAGGGCGTTGCAGCCATCCGGGGCGGGGCGGAGCCGTTTGAAGGGTGGTTGGACACGTATATTTATCCGGGTTTCGAGTTTCAGATCGTGGACGGGCTGATCACCAATTTCCACCTTCCAAAATCCAGCCTGTTGGTCCTGGTCAGCGCCTTTGCCGGTCGGGAACGAATTCTCGCCGCCTACCGAAGGGCCGTGGCCGAAGGGTTTCGTTTTTTTTCATACGGTGACGCGATGTTCATCCGTCCATAA
- a CDS encoding 3-methyl-2-oxobutanoate dehydrogenase subunit VorB, translating into MSTPGERVLIKGNEAICRGAVDAGCQCFFGYPITPQNDIPEYMSKVMPNLGRVFVQAESEVAAANMLLGAAACGVRAMTSSSSPGISLKQEAISYMGGTELPAVIVNISRGGPGLGDIGPSQGDYYQAVKGGGHGDYRQLVLAPGTVQEAYDLIGKAFDLAFVYRNPVMLLGDAIIGQMMEPVTLGSPKEAQKADPDLGWNLTGKGRRDPRLLKSLHLTDGALAGHNIRLRDKYASMERDVLFENFLVDDAELIVVAFGSIGRIAKSTIRKLRASGKKVGLHRPITLFPFPSQELNKLAAEGRRFLTIEHNLGQMVDDVRLAVRKHADSDFYGHMPGNLPTPEDFEQPILAALGVNS; encoded by the coding sequence ATGTCCACGCCGGGTGAACGAGTCTTGATCAAAGGCAATGAGGCTATTTGTCGCGGTGCCGTGGATGCCGGGTGTCAGTGCTTTTTCGGCTACCCCATCACGCCGCAGAACGATATTCCCGAATACATGTCCAAGGTCATGCCCAACCTCGGGCGCGTCTTCGTCCAGGCGGAAAGCGAGGTGGCCGCTGCCAACATGCTCTTGGGCGCGGCAGCCTGCGGGGTGCGGGCCATGACCTCGTCGTCGAGTCCGGGAATCTCCCTGAAGCAGGAGGCGATTTCCTACATGGGCGGTACGGAACTGCCCGCCGTGATCGTGAACATCAGCCGCGGCGGACCAGGGTTGGGCGATATCGGCCCGTCCCAGGGCGATTATTATCAGGCCGTCAAAGGCGGGGGACACGGTGATTACCGGCAGCTCGTCCTGGCGCCCGGCACGGTGCAGGAAGCCTATGACCTGATCGGCAAGGCCTTTGATTTGGCTTTTGTCTACCGGAATCCCGTGATGCTCCTCGGTGACGCGATTATCGGTCAAATGATGGAACCCGTGACCTTGGGCAGCCCCAAGGAAGCGCAAAAAGCCGATCCTGATCTGGGTTGGAACCTGACGGGCAAGGGACGACGCGATCCACGGCTGTTGAAGTCCCTACATCTGACCGACGGCGCCCTGGCAGGCCACAATATTCGCTTGCGGGACAAATATGCGTCCATGGAACGCGACGTGCTTTTTGAAAATTTTCTCGTGGACGACGCCGAACTGATCGTAGTCGCCTTCGGGTCCATCGGGCGGATCGCCAAGAGCACCATTCGCAAGCTGCGGGCGTCCGGCAAAAAGGTCGGCCTGCATCGACCCATCACCCTGTTTCCCTTTCCCAGCCAGGAGTTGAACAAACTGGCCGCGGAGGGCAGGCGTTTTCTGACCATCGAGCACAACCTGGGGCAGATGGTGGACGATGTTCGTTTGGCCGTCAGAAAGCACGCGGATTCGGATTTTTATGGCCATATGCCCGGCAATCTGCCGACTCCGGAAGACTTTGAACAACCCATCCTTGCGGCATTGGGGGTGAACTCATGA
- a CDS encoding TrmH family RNA methyltransferase, which translates to MKQDIDEDRGCWTVGRKPVQEILFSKPEQVDLVYIQDGVRSHALERIVDVCKSQKVRYRKVSDAEMRRIHSGNHQGVLARIFQPGFTNMAAVLERAATAPLPLVLALDQVQDPGNLGTLARTMVALSGAGIILPKNRTAFPGAVAAKASAGALSRLPIAHVTNLARSLEYCADQGFTVYGTVVGVGAENLFSFTPTFPAVLVLGNEDKGIRPNVLKRCDRKLFIPMPGEMQSLNVAQAGAMALAMFARAKTLG; encoded by the coding sequence ATGAAGCAAGATATTGACGAAGATCGAGGCTGTTGGACCGTGGGACGCAAACCGGTTCAAGAGATCTTATTTTCCAAACCGGAGCAGGTGGACCTGGTCTATATCCAGGACGGGGTCAGGTCGCATGCCCTGGAACGCATCGTGGACGTCTGCAAGAGCCAGAAAGTCCGCTACCGCAAGGTCTCTGATGCGGAGATGCGGCGTATTCATTCCGGAAACCATCAGGGCGTGCTGGCCCGGATATTTCAACCGGGCTTCACGAACATGGCCGCTGTCCTGGAACGGGCCGCGACGGCTCCCCTGCCACTGGTCCTGGCCTTGGATCAGGTCCAGGATCCCGGGAACCTGGGGACCCTGGCCAGGACCATGGTCGCCCTGAGTGGAGCGGGAATCATCCTGCCCAAAAATCGAACGGCGTTCCCAGGTGCCGTGGCCGCCAAAGCCAGCGCCGGAGCATTGAGCCGACTGCCCATCGCCCATGTGACCAACCTGGCCAGAAGCCTGGAATACTGCGCGGATCAGGGCTTTACGGTGTACGGAACGGTGGTCGGTGTCGGCGCGGAAAATCTGTTCTCGTTCACCCCGACCTTTCCGGCCGTGCTGGTGCTGGGCAACGAGGACAAGGGCATTCGGCCCAACGTCCTCAAGCGGTGCGATCGTAAACTGTTCATCCCCATGCCGGGGGAGATGCAATCCCTGAACGTGGCTCAGGCCGGCGCCATGGCCCTGGCCATGTTCGCCCGGGCCAAGACGTTGGGCTGA